The following are encoded in a window of Salinibacter grassmerensis genomic DNA:
- a CDS encoding SusD/RagB family nutrient-binding outer membrane lipoprotein — protein MRHHATLTLLLAGGLSLLLALGGCDNLTSYNENPNESTSANPNNLLANAQRNLAGEVYAGTNMMRRSNVWAQYTTQNFYPSESRYSPVDYPFGDFYTRLTDLETAKQIAKERPGTVQNQGNFQAVATIMQAWGFQILTDAYGDIPFGEALQQRENQSPAYTAQSEIYPALVDSLNTALEQISTGAAGPSGDLINGGSMAMWQKFANGLKMRIALRGYELEADWGELGGPGTIISNAVDPNVNGEPLTRNADNVYFQFGTSAVHRNDYYENREVDFRDDFDGSARFIDFMETKYGAADPRLDAYFEQTSSSGRPCEDGSGEYEGFPFALEQGDAQGLYGANPTCGFSRPEAWFPNGPSGNGDAFAPLMYYDEVLLTRAWAANEGLISGDANSLIGEAIEASVDFYGNQTDADISGSSSSTQSYISQVQSDFGSDPEQVIGEQRYISFYMHNIQGWSTWRRFDFEGVLGAPEGGVAGGFDSYAPLRVPYPASEANLNGENYTDAANKCSGDFQGSSGSESGAQNEDEDCRVAWDVDGPPSGNAYSAD, from the coding sequence ACAATGAGAACCCCAACGAGTCGACCTCGGCCAATCCAAATAACCTCCTCGCCAACGCCCAGCGAAACCTGGCGGGCGAGGTGTATGCCGGGACCAACATGATGCGTCGCTCCAACGTGTGGGCGCAGTACACTACCCAAAACTTTTATCCGTCGGAAAGCCGCTACTCCCCTGTAGACTACCCGTTTGGCGACTTCTACACCCGTCTGACGGACCTCGAAACCGCCAAGCAGATTGCGAAGGAGCGGCCGGGCACGGTCCAAAACCAGGGCAACTTCCAAGCGGTCGCCACGATCATGCAAGCGTGGGGGTTCCAGATCTTGACCGACGCCTACGGAGACATTCCGTTCGGAGAGGCTCTCCAGCAGCGTGAGAATCAGTCCCCCGCCTACACGGCTCAATCAGAGATCTACCCGGCACTCGTGGATAGCCTAAACACGGCGCTGGAGCAGATCAGCACGGGTGCGGCTGGGCCATCCGGAGACCTGATAAACGGGGGAAGTATGGCGATGTGGCAGAAGTTTGCAAACGGCCTAAAAATGCGGATCGCCCTGAGAGGCTACGAGCTTGAGGCAGACTGGGGGGAGCTTGGGGGGCCGGGCACCATTATTTCAAACGCTGTGGACCCGAACGTGAACGGGGAACCGCTCACCAGAAACGCCGACAACGTGTACTTCCAGTTTGGCACGAGTGCGGTCCACCGAAATGACTACTACGAGAACCGAGAGGTCGACTTTCGAGACGACTTTGACGGGTCGGCCCGGTTCATTGACTTTATGGAAACGAAGTATGGCGCGGCCGATCCGCGCCTGGATGCCTACTTCGAGCAGACGTCCAGCTCCGGGCGTCCCTGCGAAGATGGAAGTGGCGAGTACGAAGGATTTCCCTTCGCTCTCGAGCAAGGCGATGCGCAGGGACTGTATGGTGCGAATCCGACCTGTGGGTTCTCCCGGCCGGAGGCCTGGTTCCCGAACGGGCCTAGCGGAAACGGCGATGCGTTTGCCCCACTGATGTACTACGACGAAGTGCTCCTGACGAGAGCATGGGCCGCCAATGAGGGCCTCATCAGCGGCGACGCAAACAGCCTAATTGGAGAAGCAATCGAGGCGTCCGTCGACTTTTACGGAAATCAGACCGATGCCGACATCTCGGGCTCTAGCAGTTCGACACAGAGCTACATCTCTCAGGTGCAGAGCGACTTCGGGTCGGACCCCGAGCAGGTGATCGGGGAGCAGCGCTACATTTCCTTCTACATGCACAACATTCAGGGCTGGTCGACCTGGCGACGGTTTGACTTCGAGGGCGTGCTTGGCGCCCCCGAAGGCGGTGTGGCCGGTGGGTTCGACTCCTACGCCCCGCTGCGGGTGCCATACCCGGCCTCCGAGGCCAACCTGAATGGCGAGAACTACACCGATGCAGCCAACAAGTGTAGTGGAGACTTCCAGGGGTCGTCTGGCTCCGAGAGTGGTGCGCAGAACGAGGACGAAGACTGCCGGGTTGCCTGGGACGTAGACGGTCCCCCCTCGGGTAACGCATACAGTGCTGACTAA